In a genomic window of Streptococcus oralis subsp. tigurinus:
- the frr gene encoding ribosome recycling factor translates to MANAIIEKAKERMTQSHHSLAREFGGIRAGRANASLLDRITVEYYGVETPLNQIASITIPEARVLLVTPFDKSSLKNIERALNASDLGITPANDGSVIRLVIPALTEETRRDLAKEVKKVGENAKVAIRNIRRDAMDEAKKQEKAKEITEDELKTLEKDIQKVTDDAVKHIDDMTANKEKELLEV, encoded by the coding sequence ATGGCTAACGCAATTATTGAAAAAGCGAAAGAGAGAATGACTCAGTCTCACCACTCACTTGCTCGTGAATTTGGAGGTATCCGTGCAGGTCGTGCTAATGCAAGCTTGCTTGACCGTATTACTGTTGAATACTATGGTGTCGAAACACCTCTTAATCAAATCGCTTCTATCACTATTCCAGAAGCGCGTGTTTTGTTAGTAACGCCATTTGACAAGTCTTCATTGAAAAACATCGAACGCGCCTTGAACGCTTCTGACCTTGGTATCACACCAGCTAATGACGGTTCTGTGATTCGCTTGGTTATTCCAGCTCTTACAGAAGAAACTCGTCGTGACCTTGCTAAAGAAGTGAAGAAGGTCGGTGAAAATGCCAAAGTAGCTATTCGTAACATCCGTCGTGATGCTATGGACGAAGCTAAGAAACAAGAAAAAGCAAAAGAAATCACTGAAGATGAATTGAAGACCCTTGAAAAAGATATTCAAAAAGTAACAGACGATGCTGTGAAACACATCGACGATATGACTGCCAACAAGGAAAAAGAACTTTTGGAAGTCTAA
- the pyrH gene encoding UMP kinase, with the protein MANPKYKRILIKLSGEALAGERGVGIDIQTVQTIAKEIQEVHSLGIEIALVIGGGNLWRGEPAAEAGMDRVQADYTGMLGTVMNALVMADSLQQVGVDTRVQTAIAMQQVAEPYVRGRALRHLEKGRIVIFGAGIGSPYFSTDTTAALRAAEIEADAILMAKNGVDGVYNADPKKDKTAVKFEELTHRDVINKGLRIMDSTASTLSMDNDIDLVVFNMNQPGNIKRVVFGENIGTTVSNNIEEKE; encoded by the coding sequence ATGGCGAACCCCAAGTATAAACGTATTTTAATCAAGTTATCAGGTGAAGCCCTTGCTGGTGAACGTGGCGTAGGGATTGATATCCAAACAGTTCAAACAATCGCAAAAGAGATTCAAGAAGTTCATAGCTTAGGTATTGAAATTGCCCTTGTTATTGGTGGAGGGAATCTCTGGCGTGGAGAGCCTGCTGCAGAAGCAGGAATGGACCGTGTTCAGGCAGATTACACTGGAATGCTTGGGACCGTTATGAATGCTCTTGTGATGGCAGATTCATTGCAGCAAGTTGGCGTAGATACGCGTGTGCAAACTGCCATTGCTATGCAACAAGTGGCAGAACCTTATGTACGTGGACGTGCCCTTCGTCATCTTGAAAAAGGCCGTATCGTTATCTTTGGTGCCGGAATTGGTTCACCTTACTTCTCAACAGATACAACAGCGGCTCTTCGTGCAGCTGAAATCGAAGCAGATGCCATTCTGATGGCTAAAAATGGCGTAGATGGTGTTTACAATGCCGATCCTAAGAAAGATAAGACAGCCGTTAAGTTTGAAGAATTGACTCACCGTGATGTTATCAACAAAGGTCTTCGTATCATGGACTCAACAGCTTCAACCCTCTCAATGGATAACGACATTGACTTGGTTGTCTTCAATATGAACCAACCAGGCAACATCAAACGTGTCGTATTTGGTGAAAATATCGGAACAACAGTTTCAAATAATATCGAAGAAAAGGAATAA
- the trmFO gene encoding methylenetetrahydrofolate--tRNA-(uracil(54)-C(5))-methyltransferase (FADH(2)-oxidizing) TrmFO, protein MSQSYINVIGAGLAGSEAAYQIAERGIPVKLYEMRGVKSTPQHKTDNFAELVCSNSLRGDALTNAVGLLKEEMRRLGSVILESAEATRVPAGGALAVDRDGFSQMVTEKVANHPLIEVVRDEITELPTDVITVVATGPLTSDTLAEKIHALNDGDGFYFYDAAAPIIDVNTIDMSKVYLKSRYDKGEAAYLNAPMTKQEFMDFHEALVNAEEAPLNSFEKEKYFEGCMPIEVMAKRGIKTMLYGPMKPVGLEYPEDYTGPRDGEFKTPYAVVQLRQDNAAGSLYNIVGFQTHLKWGEQKRVFQMIPGLENAEFVRYGVMHRNSYMDSPNLLEQTYRSKKQPNLFFAGQMTGVEGYVESAASGLVAGINAARLFKGESEAIFPETTAIGSLAHYITHADSKHFQPMNVNFGIIKELEGESIRDKKARYEKIAERALTDLEEFLTV, encoded by the coding sequence GTGTCTCAATCTTATATCAATGTTATCGGAGCAGGTTTAGCAGGGTCTGAAGCTGCCTACCAAATCGCAGAGCGTGGTATTCCAGTTAAACTCTATGAAATGCGTGGTGTCAAGTCAACACCCCAGCACAAAACAGACAATTTTGCTGAGTTAGTTTGTTCCAATTCTCTTCGTGGAGATGCTCTGACAAATGCTGTTGGGCTTCTCAAGGAAGAAATGCGTCGCTTGGGTTCTGTTATCTTGGAATCAGCAGAAGCTACACGTGTTCCTGCAGGCGGGGCCCTTGCGGTGGACCGCGATGGCTTCTCTCAAATGGTGACCGAAAAAGTAGCTAATCATCCCTTGATTGAAGTGGTGCGTGATGAAATTACAGAGTTGCCGACTGATGTTATTACAGTTGTCGCTACTGGTCCTTTGACTAGTGATACCCTAGCTGAGAAGATTCATGCCCTCAATGACGGTGATGGTTTCTATTTCTACGACGCTGCAGCACCTATTATCGATGTCAATACTATCGATATGAGCAAAGTTTATCTCAAATCTCGTTATGATAAGGGAGAGGCAGCCTACCTCAATGCTCCGATGACCAAGCAAGAGTTTATGGATTTCCATGAAGCCTTGGTCAATGCGGAGGAAGCTCCGCTCAATTCTTTTGAAAAAGAAAAGTACTTTGAAGGTTGTATGCCGATTGAAGTCATGGCAAAACGTGGCATTAAAACCATGCTTTATGGCCCTATGAAACCAGTTGGTCTGGAGTACCCAGAGGACTACACAGGCCCTCGTGATGGAGAATTTAAAACACCTTATGCGGTCGTCCAGCTTCGTCAGGATAATGCGGCTGGTAGTCTCTACAATATCGTTGGTTTCCAGACCCACCTCAAATGGGGAGAACAAAAACGTGTCTTCCAAATGATTCCAGGTCTTGAAAATGCGGAGTTTGTTCGCTATGGGGTCATGCATCGCAATTCTTATATGGATTCACCAAATCTTCTTGAACAGACTTACCGTTCTAAGAAACAACCAAACCTTTTCTTTGCTGGTCAAATGACGGGTGTGGAAGGCTATGTTGAGTCAGCAGCCTCAGGCTTGGTTGCAGGTATTAACGCAGCTCGACTCTTTAAAGGAGAAAGCGAGGCTATTTTCCCAGAGACAACAGCGATTGGAAGTCTGGCTCATTACATCACTCATGCAGATAGCAAACATTTCCAACCCATGAATGTCAACTTTGGCATTATCAAGGAGTTGGAAGGCGAGAGTATCCGTGATAAGAAGGCTCGTTATGAAAAAATTGCAGAGCGTGCCCTTACCGACTTAGAGGAATTTTTAACTGTCTAA
- the rsmI gene encoding 16S rRNA (cytidine(1402)-2'-O)-methyltransferase, whose protein sequence is MQIQKSFKGQSPYGKLYLVATPIGNLDDMTFRAIQTLKEVDWIAAEDTRNTGLLLKHFDISTKQISFHEHNAKEKISDLIGFLKAGQSIAQVSDAGLPSISDPGHDLVKAAIEEEIAVVTVPGASAGISALIASGLAPQPHIFYGFLPRKSGQQKQFFDSKKDYPETQIFYESPHRVADTLENMLEVYGDRSVVLVRELTKIYEEYQRGKISELLESVAETPLKGECLLIVEGASQDVEEKDEEDLFSEIQARIQQGMKKNQAIKEVAKLYQWNKSQLYAAYHDWEEKQSND, encoded by the coding sequence ATGCAGATTCAAAAAAGTTTTAAGGGGCAGTCTCCCTATGGCAAGCTATATCTAGTGGCAACGCCGATTGGTAATCTAGATGATATGACCTTTCGTGCCATCCAGACATTGAAAGAGGTGGACTGGATTGCTGCTGAGGACACGCGCAATACAGGTCTCTTACTCAAGCATTTTGATATTTCGACCAAACAGATCAGTTTTCATGAGCACAATGCCAAGGAAAAAATTTCTGATCTGATTGGTTTTCTGAAGGCGGGACAAAGTATTGCTCAGGTTTCTGATGCGGGTCTGCCCAGCATCTCGGATCCTGGTCACGATTTAGTCAAGGCAGCCATCGAGGAAGAGATTGCAGTTGTCACAGTTCCAGGTGCCTCTGCAGGGATTTCTGCCTTGATTGCTAGCGGATTGGCGCCACAACCACATATTTTTTACGGATTCTTACCGAGAAAATCAGGCCAGCAGAAGCAATTTTTCGACTCAAAAAAAGACTATCCAGAAACTCAGATTTTCTACGAATCGCCCCATCGTGTGGCAGATACATTGGAAAATATGCTAGAAGTCTACGGCGACCGCTCGGTTGTCTTGGTCAGGGAATTGACCAAAATCTATGAAGAATACCAACGAGGAAAGATCTCTGAATTGCTTGAAAGCGTGGCTGAAACGCCACTCAAGGGTGAGTGCCTTCTCATCGTTGAAGGTGCCAGTCAGGATGTGGAGGAAAAGGACGAGGAGGACTTGTTTTCAGAAATCCAAGCTCGTATCCAGCAAGGAATGAAGAAAAATCAAGCCATTAAGGAAGTTGCGAAACTCTACCAGTGGAATAAAAGTCAGCTCTATGCTGCCTACCACGATTGGGAAGAGAAACAATCCAACGACTAA
- the yabA gene encoding DNA replication initiation control protein YabA → MDKKELFDALDDFSQQLLVTLADVEAIKKNLKSLVEENTALRLENSKLRERLGEVEADTPVKAKHVRESVRRIYKDGFHVCNDFYGQRREQDEECMFCDELLYRE, encoded by the coding sequence ATGGACAAAAAAGAATTATTTGATGCGCTGGACGATTTTTCCCAACAGTTATTGGTGACCTTAGCCGATGTGGAAGCCATCAAGAAAAATCTCAAGAGCCTGGTAGAGGAAAATACAGCTCTTCGCTTGGAAAACAGTAAGTTGCGTGAACGCTTGGGCGAGGTAGAAGCAGATACACCTGTCAAGGCCAAGCATGTTCGTGAAAGCGTCCGTAGGATCTATAAAGACGGATTTCACGTTTGTAATGATTTTTATGGACAACGTCGAGAGCAGGACGAGGAATGTATGTTCTGTGACGAGTTGTTGTACAGGGAGTAG
- a CDS encoding DNA polymerase III subunit delta': MKQDQLKAWQPDQFDRFVRILEQDQLNHAYLFSGFFGSLEMAQFLAKSLFCTDKVGVLPCEKCRNCKLIEQEEFPDVTLIKPVNQVIKTERIRELVGQFSQAGIESQQQVFIIEQAEKMHPNAANSLLKVIEEPQSEVYIFFLTSDEEKVLPTIRSRTQIFHFKKQEEKLILLLEQMGLVKKKATLLAQFCQSQAEAEKLVNQASFWTIVDESERLLTWLVAKKKESYLQVAKLASLADDKEKQDQVLRILEVLCGQDLLQARIRQILQDLLEARKMWQANVSFQNAMEYLVLKEI; encoded by the coding sequence ATGAAACAAGATCAACTAAAGGCTTGGCAACCAGACCAGTTTGACCGCTTTGTCCGTATCCTAGAACAAGATCAGCTCAATCACGCCTATCTCTTTTCAGGTTTCTTTGGAAGCTTGGAAATGGCGCAGTTTTTGGCTAAGAGCCTCTTTTGTACGGATAAAGTAGGCGTTCTACCATGTGAGAAATGCCGAAACTGTAAGCTGATTGAGCAGGAAGAATTTCCAGATGTCACCTTGATTAAGCCTGTTAATCAGGTCATCAAGACAGAACGCATTCGGGAATTGGTGGGTCAGTTTTCTCAAGCAGGGATTGAAAGTCAGCAGCAGGTTTTTATTATCGAGCAGGCGGAGAAAATGCATCCTAACGCGGCTAATTCTCTGCTCAAGGTCATCGAAGAACCCCAGAGTGAAGTTTACATTTTCTTCTTAACTAGTGATGAGGAAAAGGTGTTGCCGACTATCCGTAGTCGGACCCAGATTTTCCACTTTAAAAAGCAAGAAGAAAAGCTCATCTTGCTCTTAGAACAAATGGGACTGGTTAAGAAAAAGGCGACTCTTTTAGCCCAGTTTTGTCAATCACAAGCTGAAGCTGAAAAGTTGGTCAATCAGGCAAGCTTTTGGACTATAGTTGATGAAAGCGAGCGCTTACTGACTTGGTTAGTAGCCAAGAAAAAAGAGAGTTATTTGCAAGTGGCTAAATTAGCCAGCTTAGCTGATGATAAGGAAAAGCAGGATCAGGTCTTGCGAATCCTTGAAGTTCTCTGTGGGCAGGACCTCTTGCAAGCAAGGATCCGACAGATTTTACAAGATTTGCTAGAAGCTAGAAAAATGTGGCAGGCTAATGTCAGCTTTCAAAATGCCATGGAATATCTGGTCTTGAAAGAAATATAA